In Endozoicomonas sp. GU-1, one DNA window encodes the following:
- a CDS encoding 6-phosphofructokinase, which yields MTLKHAFYAQSGGVTAVINASACAVIETARRYPDKIGKVYAGHNGILGALREELIDTSYESDETIGALLRTPGGAFGSCRYKLKSFEESEAEYRRLIQVFQAHNIGYFFYNGGNDSMDTAWKVSQLSEKMGYPITCIGVPKTIDNDLAVTDNCPGFGSAAKYLAVSTKEASHDIASMCDTSTKVFVMEVMGRHAGWLAAATGLAARQDGDPPHIILFPELPLDKEKFLKKVHETVNNEGYCVIVASEGAKYEDGSFISASTTVIDSFGHQQLGGVAPALCNMIKQELGYKYHYAVADYLQRSARHIASRVDVEQAYAVGKAAVELAVTGHNAVMPAIVRESDMPYRWAIKEVALEKVANFERTMPLDFINEDGFNITQTCRGYLEPLIEGEEYPAYLNGLPRFARLKKVFVEKQLDTAFDV from the coding sequence ATGACATTGAAGCACGCTTTTTACGCACAGTCTGGCGGTGTTACCGCTGTTATCAATGCCAGCGCCTGCGCGGTTATTGAAACAGCTCGTCGTTACCCGGATAAAATCGGTAAAGTCTACGCAGGGCATAATGGCATACTGGGCGCTTTGCGTGAGGAGCTTATCGACACCTCCTACGAGTCCGATGAAACCATCGGCGCATTACTCAGGACACCCGGCGGTGCCTTTGGTTCCTGTCGTTACAAGCTGAAGTCATTTGAAGAGAGTGAAGCGGAATATCGTCGGTTAATTCAAGTCTTTCAGGCCCATAACATTGGCTACTTTTTCTACAACGGTGGCAATGACTCCATGGATACTGCCTGGAAAGTGTCCCAGCTCAGTGAAAAAATGGGATACCCGATCACCTGTATCGGAGTCCCCAAAACCATCGATAACGACCTGGCGGTTACCGATAACTGCCCGGGCTTTGGTTCGGCGGCCAAATACCTTGCCGTATCCACCAAAGAGGCCAGCCACGATATTGCTTCCATGTGCGATACCTCAACCAAGGTGTTTGTCATGGAAGTCATGGGACGACATGCCGGCTGGCTGGCAGCCGCTACCGGCCTTGCTGCCCGCCAGGATGGTGATCCACCGCACATTATCCTGTTCCCTGAGTTGCCGCTGGACAAAGAAAAGTTTCTCAAAAAAGTCCATGAAACCGTCAATAACGAAGGTTATTGCGTGATCGTTGCCTCAGAGGGAGCCAAATACGAAGATGGCAGCTTTATCTCTGCGTCCACAACCGTAATTGACTCCTTTGGCCACCAGCAACTTGGCGGTGTAGCTCCGGCCCTGTGTAATATGATCAAGCAGGAGCTGGGTTACAAATACCACTATGCTGTCGCCGATTACCTTCAGCGCTCTGCCCGCCATATCGCTTCACGTGTTGACGTAGAGCAGGCCTACGCTGTGGGTAAAGCAGCGGTTGAACTGGCCGTAACCGGTCACAATGCCGTAATGCCTGCCATCGTTCGAGAGTCTGACATGCCCTATCGTTGGGCGATCAAAGAGGTAGCACTGGAAAAAGTCGCCAACTTTGAACGCACCATGCCATTGGACTTTATCAATGAAGATGGCTTCAACATTACCCAAACCTGTCGGGGCTACCTTGAACCATTGATTGAAGGCGAGGAGTACCCTGCTTACCTGAACGGCTTACCTCGTTTTGCCAGGTTGAAAAAAGTGTTTGTCGAGAAACAGCTGGATACAGCATTCGACGTGTAA
- a CDS encoding flavin prenyltransferase UbiX yields the protein MSRSNPERVTLAITGASGAQYGLRLLESLVAAERQVFVLVSRAAKVVLATEMDLEIGDTPDAIEQFFTHRYRAAPRQIRVFGEDDWMSPVASGSGAPSSMVICPCSTGTLSAIACGLSNNLTQRAATVVLKERRKLIIVPREAPYSEIHLENMLKLSRMGSVILPASPGFYHRPETVDDMVDFIVARILDQLGISQKLMPSWGDHCL from the coding sequence ATGAGTCGGTCAAATCCTGAAAGAGTGACATTAGCCATCACGGGGGCTTCCGGAGCCCAGTACGGGCTTCGGCTACTGGAAAGCCTCGTTGCGGCAGAGCGGCAGGTGTTTGTTCTGGTTTCCAGGGCGGCCAAAGTGGTTCTGGCCACAGAAATGGACCTTGAGATCGGTGATACGCCGGACGCTATTGAGCAATTTTTTACCCACCGATACCGTGCTGCTCCCAGACAGATTCGTGTGTTTGGTGAGGATGACTGGATGTCGCCTGTTGCTTCAGGCAGTGGTGCTCCCAGCTCAATGGTGATTTGCCCCTGCAGTACCGGAACCTTGTCGGCCATTGCCTGTGGTTTAAGTAATAATCTGACACAGCGGGCAGCAACAGTGGTATTAAAGGAGCGACGTAAGCTGATCATCGTGCCCCGGGAGGCCCCCTATTCTGAAATACATCTGGAAAATATGTTGAAATTGAGCCGGATGGGGAGTGTTATTCTTCCTGCGTCTCCGGGCTTTTACCATCGGCCGGAAACCGTGGATGACATGGTCGATTTTATTGTTGCCCGGATATTGGATCAGCTGGGAATTTCCCAGAAGTTAATGCCGTCCTGGGGGGATCATTGTCTTTGA
- a CDS encoding c-type cytochrome codes for MKIVLKIKKIVPVAVFLLAGCTDQQSATQIQPPPQHLEAAQAKAMQLCAGCHGPTGIGTTPLNPNLACQKKEYMVKQLQYYRNGARTTHQPMSNIARLISEEEVESISEWYSITGCL; via the coding sequence ATGAAAATAGTCTTAAAAATCAAAAAAATAGTACCAGTCGCCGTTTTTCTTCTGGCTGGGTGCACTGACCAGCAGTCTGCTACTCAAATTCAGCCGCCCCCCCAACACCTTGAAGCAGCACAGGCAAAAGCGATGCAGCTCTGCGCGGGGTGCCATGGCCCAACCGGTATTGGTACAACGCCACTAAACCCTAATCTGGCCTGTCAGAAAAAAGAATACATGGTTAAACAACTGCAATACTACCGAAACGGTGCCAGAACCACTCACCAGCCAATGAGTAATATTGCCAGGCTGATATCTGAAGAAGAAGTCGAGAGTATCAGCGAGTGGTACTCAATAACCGGATGCTTATAA
- the mpl gene encoding UDP-N-acetylmuramate:L-alanyl-gamma-D-glutamyl-meso-diaminopimelate ligase produces the protein MHIHILGICGTFMGSLAMLARELGFDVSGSDENVYPPMSTQLEEQGISLFQGYGAEALNPSPDLVVVGNAMKRGIPAVEYVLEKGLPYVSGPEFFARYIAPDRWVLAAAGTHGKTSTSSMLAWILEYAGMSPGFLIGGIPKDFGISARLGSTPFFVIEADEYDTAFFDKRSKFIHYQPRTLIVNNLEFDHADIFDDLAAIQRQFHHLVRTIPGTGRIIYPAGTPEIEAVMAMGCWSEQEELGGSHSPWQVAPVSSDGSHFKVFYKGTEVGTVNWQQEGDHNVANALAAIAAAHHVGVLPDTACEALSVFQGVKRRMEMVDEVEGIRIYDDFAHHPTAIATTLAGQRAKLGENANIRVIIEPRSNTMKMGVHQETLIASTAEASEVIWFKPQGLDWPLAELVQDSAIKSSVMDSTEAIVRYLVDTASAGDHLLVMSNGGFEGIHGRIASGLKAKLKKN, from the coding sequence ATGCACATACATATTCTGGGTATTTGTGGAACTTTTATGGGCAGTCTGGCCATGCTGGCCAGAGAGCTTGGGTTTGACGTGTCAGGCTCTGATGAGAACGTTTATCCCCCGATGAGTACACAACTGGAAGAACAGGGTATTTCATTATTTCAGGGATATGGTGCTGAAGCGCTCAACCCGTCACCGGATCTTGTGGTGGTTGGCAATGCCATGAAACGGGGGATTCCGGCTGTAGAGTACGTGTTGGAGAAGGGGCTTCCCTACGTTTCAGGACCCGAATTTTTTGCCAGGTACATAGCCCCTGACCGCTGGGTATTGGCGGCTGCCGGTACCCACGGTAAAACCAGCACCAGCAGTATGCTGGCCTGGATCCTGGAGTATGCCGGTATGTCTCCGGGCTTTCTGATCGGGGGCATACCGAAAGATTTCGGGATTTCCGCAAGACTTGGCAGTACCCCCTTTTTTGTGATCGAAGCGGATGAGTACGACACCGCTTTCTTTGATAAGCGCTCAAAATTTATTCACTACCAGCCACGCACTCTGATTGTCAATAATCTTGAGTTTGACCATGCGGATATTTTTGATGATCTTGCGGCTATCCAGCGGCAGTTCCACCATCTGGTCAGGACCATTCCGGGTACGGGTCGAATTATTTATCCTGCCGGTACTCCCGAGATAGAAGCCGTTATGGCTATGGGCTGCTGGTCTGAACAGGAAGAGTTGGGTGGCAGTCACAGCCCTTGGCAAGTTGCACCGGTCAGTAGCGATGGCAGCCACTTTAAGGTTTTCTATAAAGGCACTGAGGTCGGAACCGTGAACTGGCAGCAGGAAGGTGATCATAATGTTGCCAATGCCCTGGCCGCCATTGCTGCAGCTCACCATGTCGGAGTCTTGCCAGATACAGCCTGTGAGGCGCTTTCTGTCTTTCAGGGGGTAAAGCGGCGGATGGAAATGGTTGACGAGGTTGAGGGAATACGGATTTATGATGATTTTGCCCATCACCCAACGGCGATTGCTACCACTCTGGCCGGGCAGAGGGCCAAACTGGGGGAAAATGCAAATATTCGTGTGATTATTGAACCCCGGTCAAACACCATGAAAATGGGCGTGCACCAGGAGACATTGATCGCGTCTACCGCAGAGGCTTCCGAAGTTATCTGGTTTAAGCCACAGGGGCTTGACTGGCCACTGGCCGAGTTAGTGCAGGATAGCGCGATAAAGTCATCGGTTATGGATTCCACAGAAGCCATTGTGCGTTATCTGGTTGATACCGCCTCGGCTGGTGACCATTTGCTGGTGATGAGTAATGGTGGGTTTGAAGGGATTCATGGCCGTATAGCCAGTGGGTTGAAAGCAAAACTCAAGAAAAATTAA